A DNA window from Engystomops pustulosus chromosome 6, aEngPut4.maternal, whole genome shotgun sequence contains the following coding sequences:
- the LOC140066216 gene encoding zinc finger protein 574-like: MTESEETVLYIEHRYVCSECGEEFPNLGDAVLHQQSHTAPALEPQYQVLGLESQDSQYQCLECGQLLMTPGDLLTHQELHLRLLNTPKPETPKTKRATRSEIHYECPDCKALFNSQDVWMAHRYTHMEGQNPAQSKVVLQTEEHVLDDSLQLMCDPSAPAQVHLVAGQQHFHVPSQSSASLSHTQVLVDLEHSYKKSEGGGEDCAVEVLFYKCSECTQLFQTPGEFLDHQATHFQGQEAGQQPETSPHSAGEAPSDPAQEEQNKGDTSDPPEVGRGAEADNTLSCSLCELTFKDAGEFEVHQLFHQSGPFNCPLCSKVFPTAPELEEHLRSHQGESHYLCMDCGLGFASEAVLLNHRRTHLSDPLHSCECGLTFVNMTKFLYHRRQHSNKPRDPAPVEEKTSKTYTFPSPAGGFVCSCGKEFPSLPQLLRHQHFVHSLERRHKCPTCGKPFKKRSHLRNHMLTHTGERPYSCTECSKSFNSQANLLRHKLTHTGEKPHKCQVCGKAFSQSSTLQTHLFVHSKAYPYKCSECGVNFHRPYRLLMHQYHHTGEYPYKCPDCGLSFLLKRLLEVHQLGHKGDAPFRCTECGTNYPSAQRLKDHRCNRAGAGEKLECPVCGKKVNSDARLNAHVASQHAGAKPGHNCPGKTKQVVSSQNRHKVGTKKLECPDCHKTFSTETSLQVHRRIHTGERPYPCLVCSKAFRQSTHLKDHMRLHTGEKPFKCDVCGKAFTIAVRLSEHKRIHTGERPHTCPDCGRAYRSFSNLWKHRKLHREQTLPPAAGESQANDLSSTVAILETVETIPIIETVEIFPEGSTISVQDIQFETLQVENIHLGNIQIGTL, from the coding sequence ATGACGGAGTCGGAGGAGACGGTCCTGTACATCGAGCACCGCTACGTGTGCTCAGAATGCGGAGAGGAATTTCCCAACCTGGGGGACGCGGTCCTGCACCAGCAGAGCCACACGGCGCCGGCGCTGGAGCCCCAGTACCAGGTGCTGGGCCTGGAGTCTCAGGATAGCCAGTACCAGTGCCTGGAGTGTGGGCAGCTGCTGATGACCCCTGGGGACCTGCTCACCCACCAGGAGCTGCACCTCAGGCTACTCAATACCCCCAAACCGGAGACCCCCAAAACAAAGCGAGCAACCCGCAGCGAGATCCACTATGAATGCCCCGACTGCAAGGCCTTGTTCAACAGCCAGGACGTGTGGATGGCGCACCGGTACACGCACATGGAAGGCCAGAACCCGGCCCAGTCCAAGGTGGTGCTGCAGACGGAGGAGCATGTCCTGGACGACTCGCTgcagctcatgtgtgaccccTCCGCTCCTGCCCAGGTCCATCTAGTGGCCGGACAGCAGCATTTCCACGTCCCCAGCCAGTCCTCGGCCTCATTGTCTCACACGCAGGTCCTGGTGGACTTGGAGCATTCATACAAGAAGAgcgaggggggaggggaggactgCGCGGTGGAGGTTCTGTTCTATAAGTGCTCCGAGTGCACTCAGCTTTTCCAGACGCCCGGAGAGTTCCTCGATCATCAGGCTACACATTTCCAAGGGCAAGAAGCCGGGCAACAGCCGGAGACTTCTCCACACTCTGCAGGCGAAGCCCCCAGTGACCCGGCCCAGGAGGAGCAGAACAAGGGGGACACCTCGGACCCTCCAGAAGTGGGGCGCGGGGCGGAGGCGGACAACACTCTGTCCTGTTCTCTGTGTGAATTGACTTTTAAGGACGCTGGAGAATTTGAGGTTCATCAGCTGTTTCATCAGTCCGGCCCCTTTAATTGCCCCTTGTGCAGTAAAGTGTTCCCCACGGCCCCGGAGTTGGAGGAGCACCTCAGATCACACCAGGGAGAGTCCCATTACCTCTGTATGGATTGTGGACTTGGTTTTGCCAGTGAGGCGGTCCTACTCAACCACCGCAGAACCCACCTGTCAGACCCCCTGCACTCCTGTGAGTGTGGACTCACCTTTGTTAATATGACAAAATTCTTGTACCATCGGCGCCAGCATAGCAACAAACCTCGAGACCCTGCGCCGGTGGAGGAGAAGACATCGAAGACCTACACCTTCCCGAGCCCCGCCGGAGGCTTTGTCTGCTCCTGTGGAAAAGAATTCCCTTCGCTGCCCCAGTTACTGCGTCACCAGCACTTTGTGCACTCACTGGAGAGGAGACACAAGTGTCCGACCTGCGGGAAGCCCTTTAAGAAGCGATCACACCTACGCAACCACATGCTGACTCACACAGGGGAGCGACCCTACTCCTGTACCGAGTGCAGCAAGTCCTTCAACTCCCAAGCCAATCTGCTGCGGCACAAGCTGacccacacgggggagaagccgcaCAAGTGCCAGGTCTGCGGGAAGGCGTTCAGTCAGTCGTCCACCCTGCAGACGCATCTGTTTGTCCACAGTAAGGCCTATCCATACAAGTGCTCGGAGTGTGGGGTCAACTTCCACCGACCATACCGCCTCCTCATGCATCAGTACCACCACACGGGGGAGTACCCCTACAAGTGCCCGGACTGTGGACTTTCCTTCTTACTCAAGAGGCTTCTAGAGGTGCATCAGCTCGGGCATAAGGGGGACGCGCCGTTCAGGTGCACCGAGTGCGGCACAAACTATCCCAGTGCACAGAGGCTAAAAGACCATCGCTGCAACCGGGCCGGGGCTGGCGAGAAGCTGGAGTGCCCCGTGTGCGGCAAGAAGGTCAATTCTGATGCCCGACTCAATGCACATGTGGCATCTCAGCACGCCGGTGCCAAACCGGGCCACAACTGTCCCGGGAAAACAAAGCAAGTGGTATCCTCCCAGAACAGACACAAAGTGGGCACCAAGAAGCTGGAGTGCCCCGACTGCCACAAAACATTCAGCACCGAGACCTCCCTACAAGTTCACCGTAGGATCCATACCGGGGAGCGGCCGTACCCCTGTCTGGTCTGCAGCAAAGCCTTCCGACAATCCACGCACCTGAAAGACCACATGCGGctgcacacaggggagaagccctttaAGTGTGACGTGTGCGGCAAAGCGTTCACCATTGCCGTGCGTCTGTCCGAGCACAAGCGCATCCACACCGGGGAGCGGCCGCACACCTGCCCTGATTGCGGCCGCGCCTACCGCTCCTTCTCCAACCTGTGGAAACACCGCAAGCTGCACCGCGAGCAGACATTGCCCCCTGCGGCCGGAGAGTCCCAGGCCAATGACCTCTCCAGTACAGTGGCCATTCTAGAGACTGTGGAGACCATCCCCATCATCGAGACGGTGGAGATCTTCCCCGAGGGCAGCACCATCAGCGTCCAGGACATTCAGTTTGAGACTTTGCAGGTGGAGAACATCCATCTGGGGAACATTCAGATAGGGACCTTATGA